Proteins encoded within one genomic window of Planctomycetota bacterium:
- a CDS encoding response regulator produces MSDAKTRILVVDDEPDTCENLRDIFTEMGYEADIAFNGSDAMELVARQHYDVALLDLKMPGMDGLELYRRIRKVSAGTVAIVVTAYASSSTADSVLEAGAWRMLSKPVNFQQLLTAVGEAANQPLVLLVDDDSELCDSLWDLFREQGYRVCLAHDVDAAARQLERCGHQVVLIDWKLPRGTGADVLSLVRKQSPRARTILITGHRGEWEERVQNALQQGADAVCYKPFEMSRLLETVRQLSRPSSS; encoded by the coding sequence ATGTCCGACGCTAAAACTCGTATCCTCGTCGTCGACGATGAACCCGATACCTGTGAGAATCTCCGCGACATTTTCACCGAGATGGGATACGAAGCTGACATCGCGTTCAACGGATCGGATGCAATGGAATTGGTGGCCAGGCAGCACTACGACGTGGCGCTGCTCGATCTGAAAATGCCCGGGATGGACGGGTTGGAACTTTATCGGCGCATTCGCAAGGTCTCGGCCGGCACGGTGGCCATCGTGGTGACTGCCTATGCCAGCAGTAGCACCGCCGATTCGGTTCTCGAGGCCGGCGCCTGGCGGATGCTATCGAAGCCGGTGAACTTTCAACAGTTGTTGACCGCGGTCGGCGAAGCGGCGAATCAGCCGCTGGTCCTCTTGGTGGACGACGACTCGGAATTGTGCGACAGTCTGTGGGATTTGTTTCGCGAGCAGGGCTACCGCGTGTGCCTGGCCCACGATGTCGATGCGGCGGCGCGGCAGTTGGAACGCTGCGGTCATCAGGTGGTGTTGATCGATTGGAAACTGCCGCGCGGCACGGGGGCCGATGTGTTGAGTCTGGTACGTAAGCAGTCACCCCGGGCCCGCACCATTCTGATCACGGGCCATCGAGGCGAGTGGGAAGAACGGGTGCAAAACGCCTTGCAGCAGGGGGCCGACGCCGTCTGCTACAAACCATTCGAAATGTCACGGTTGTTGGAAACAGTTCGTCAACTTTCTCGTCCGAGTTCGTCATGA
- a CDS encoding ABC transporter permease, whose product MQMLSNIFWLGTKELRSLQRDAVLVVFVIYSFTFAIYSQAKGTSTEVNRASIAFVDEDNSALSHKLIDAFYPPRFKKPALIRVQDVDDAMDRGKYMFVVVIPPRFELNVRAGNKAEIQVNIDATAMMQASVGASYIRNIIADQLNSFITRQDQKPDLPIKLVVRKDFNPNGDTSWFNSIVAIINQVTMLTVILTGAALIREREHGTIEHLMVMPLTAFEIALAKVWANGLVILVAATLSLILVVRMILQVPIAGSPVLFLGGVVLYLFFATALGIFLGTIARTMAQFALLIVLLIIVLQMLSGGNTPIESQPEWLQRLTIFLPSRHFVAFAQAIIYRGAGFELVWPEFLTVAGIGLAFFTYSISRFRKSLSVSQ is encoded by the coding sequence GTGCAGATGCTCTCGAACATCTTCTGGCTGGGGACCAAGGAGCTGCGCAGCTTGCAGCGCGACGCCGTGTTGGTGGTGTTCGTGATCTATTCGTTCACGTTCGCCATCTATAGCCAGGCCAAGGGGACGTCGACCGAGGTGAACCGCGCCTCGATCGCCTTTGTCGACGAGGATAATAGCGCGCTGTCGCACAAGCTGATCGACGCCTTTTATCCACCTCGGTTCAAGAAGCCGGCGCTGATCCGCGTGCAGGACGTAGACGACGCGATGGATCGCGGCAAGTACATGTTCGTGGTGGTGATTCCGCCGCGCTTCGAGTTGAACGTCCGGGCGGGAAACAAGGCCGAGATTCAAGTCAACATTGACGCTACGGCCATGATGCAAGCCAGCGTTGGCGCGTCGTACATCCGCAACATCATCGCCGATCAGCTCAACAGTTTTATCACCCGTCAGGACCAGAAACCCGACCTGCCGATCAAGCTGGTAGTGCGCAAGGACTTCAACCCCAACGGCGACACCTCCTGGTTCAACAGCATCGTGGCGATCATCAACCAGGTGACGATGCTAACGGTCATCTTGACGGGCGCGGCCCTGATTCGCGAGCGTGAACATGGCACCATCGAGCACCTGATGGTGATGCCGCTGACGGCGTTCGAGATCGCCCTGGCCAAGGTCTGGGCCAACGGCCTGGTGATCCTGGTGGCCGCCACCCTGTCGCTGATCCTGGTCGTGCGAATGATCCTGCAAGTGCCGATCGCCGGCTCGCCCGTGTTGTTCCTCGGCGGCGTGGTGCTGTACCTGTTCTTTGCGACGGCGCTGGGGATCTTTCTGGGAACGATTGCGCGGACGATGGCCCAGTTTGCTCTGCTGATCGTGCTGTTGATTATCGTGTTGCAGATGCTCTCGGGGGGCAACACGCCGATCGAAAGCCAGCCGGAGTGGCTGCAACGGCTGACGATCTTTCTGCCGTCGCGGCACTTTGTGGCCTTTGCCCAGGCGATTATCTACCGCGGCGCAGGCTTCGAGTTGGTCTGGCCCGAGTTCCTGACCGTGGCTGGAATCGGCCTGGCGTTCTTCACGTACAGCATTAGCCGCTTCCGCAAATCGCTTTCGGTCAGTCAATAA
- a CDS encoding bile acid:sodium symporter, giving the protein MLKLLNMVALVTLMLSVGMSVTIGELLAAARRWGVILLAALANFVVVPLAVVVLLWLFGAAPLVSVGFLILAVCPGAPMGPSFVDTARGDVPLATALMVLLAACSVVAAPLLLSVALPLMLEGSDLRVDYGTLTTTLLVTQALPLAAGIAFRRWLPRWNERLRVPARGLANLLLLVVVVLILATQYAGLLLVRWHGWCGMLLLLAVSLLTGWLAAGRDATTRRTLAVTTGLRNVAVGLVIVSASFAETLAATAVLAYALVSIAGTFAFARVVGHKAAAPNSVSRPLS; this is encoded by the coding sequence GTGCTCAAGTTGCTGAACATGGTGGCCTTGGTGACGTTGATGCTGTCGGTGGGCATGAGCGTCACCATCGGCGAATTGCTCGCGGCCGCGCGTCGCTGGGGCGTGATTCTCCTGGCCGCGCTCGCCAACTTTGTCGTCGTGCCGCTAGCGGTCGTGGTGTTGCTGTGGCTGTTCGGGGCGGCGCCGCTGGTGTCGGTGGGGTTTCTGATTCTGGCCGTTTGTCCCGGCGCGCCGATGGGGCCGTCATTCGTCGACACTGCGCGCGGGGACGTGCCGCTGGCCACCGCGCTGATGGTGTTGCTGGCGGCTTGTTCCGTCGTTGCCGCGCCGCTGCTACTTTCGGTCGCTCTGCCGTTGATGCTCGAAGGAAGCGACCTGCGCGTCGACTACGGCACGCTGACGACCACGCTGCTGGTCACCCAGGCGCTTCCGCTGGCCGCCGGGATCGCCTTTCGTCGCTGGTTGCCGCGTTGGAATGAGCGGTTGCGCGTTCCAGCGCGCGGACTCGCCAACTTGCTGCTACTGGTCGTGGTCGTGTTGATCTTGGCGACCCAGTACGCGGGACTGCTGTTGGTGCGCTGGCATGGCTGGTGCGGCATGCTCTTGTTGCTGGCGGTCAGCCTGCTGACGGGTTGGCTCGCTGCCGGCCGCGACGCGACGACGCGCCGCACGCTGGCCGTCACCACCGGACTGCGCAACGTCGCCGTGGGGTTGGTGATCGTTTCGGCCAGCTTTGCCGAGACGCTCGCCGCTACCGCCGTGTTGGCCTATGCGCTGGTTTCGATTGCCGGAACATTCGCCTTCGCGCGCGTCGTCGGCCACAAAGCGGCAGCGCCAAACAGTGTGTCACGCCCCCTGTCCTGA
- the rbbA gene encoding ribosome-associated ATPase/putative transporter RbbA yields the protein MVGSGSNVASIAGVTHLYGRVAALRDISIDLPAGCMIGLIGPDGVGKSTLLGLISGAKKIQSGQVVVLGGDMRDPHHRNNVCPQIAYMPQGLGKNLYKELSVFENIDFFARLFGQGKAERLARINALLRATGLDPFPERPAGKLSGGMKQKVGLCSSLVHDPDLLILDEPTTGVDPLSRQQFWSLIDNIRAQRPQMSVLVSTAYMDEAQRFDWLVAMDAGKVLATGTPQELLERTNTPSLEEAFVALLPPEKRGSGQKLVIPPRQPSTAGPAIVARHLTKRFGKFTAVNDVSFTIERGEIFGFLGSNGCGKSTTMKMLTGLLPASEGEAELFGQKVDASDVDTRRRVGYMSQAFSLYSELTVRQNLWLHARLFHLPPEKMGPRIDELVERFGLGVHLDQLSESLPLGVRQRLSLAVAVIHEPEMLILDEPTSGVDPVARDEFWELLVDLSRQQNVTIFISTHFMNEALRCDRMSLMHAGTVLACDTPRKLMEARGTDDLETAFIGYIADAAGDTLEMGKSSDQPLLYEADADSAGHAPSNSPLVIGRMLAYSYRETLEILRDPVRLAFAFIGSALLMLVFGFGITTDVEHIRYATLDMDRTPDSRDYLEYYAGTPRFFRQLSPSTSPEETQRRLKSDEISLAFEVPPKFGRDLMRDAQPEVSAWVDGANPFRGETIKQYVIGAHQAYLKDRAKRDVSMAVATSTQIDIASRFMYNPTFESIFAIVPSVPPILLILIPAILMAVSVVREKELGSITNFYVTPTTRFEFLLGKQLPYIAIGMANYVILVLMAVVVFGVPIKGSGLGLTLCALLYVTATTGIGLLVSTFTSSQVAAVFVTAILTILPTTQFSGMLQPVSTLEGSARVIGSLWPTTYFMQASVGAFTKGLDFSFLAGTAGTLAIFVPVLMLVTAAALRGQEA from the coding sequence GTGGTGGGGTCGGGCAGCAATGTCGCTTCAATCGCTGGGGTCACGCACCTGTACGGGCGTGTGGCCGCGCTGCGGGATATTTCGATCGATCTGCCAGCCGGCTGCATGATCGGCCTGATCGGTCCCGACGGCGTGGGCAAGTCGACATTGCTGGGCCTGATCTCCGGCGCCAAGAAAATTCAGTCGGGCCAGGTGGTCGTGCTCGGCGGCGATATGCGCGACCCCCATCACCGCAACAACGTCTGTCCGCAAATCGCCTACATGCCGCAAGGGCTGGGCAAGAACCTATACAAAGAGCTGAGCGTCTTCGAGAACATCGATTTCTTCGCCCGGCTGTTCGGACAAGGGAAGGCCGAGCGACTGGCGCGGATCAACGCGCTGTTGCGGGCCACGGGGCTCGACCCGTTTCCCGAGCGCCCGGCCGGCAAGCTTTCGGGGGGCATGAAACAGAAGGTCGGCCTGTGCAGTTCGCTGGTCCATGACCCCGATCTGTTGATCCTGGACGAGCCAACCACCGGGGTTGATCCTCTTTCACGTCAGCAGTTCTGGTCGCTGATCGACAACATCCGCGCCCAGCGACCGCAAATGAGCGTGCTCGTGTCGACCGCTTACATGGACGAAGCCCAGCGGTTCGATTGGCTGGTGGCGATGGACGCCGGCAAAGTGCTGGCCACTGGAACGCCCCAGGAACTGCTCGAGCGGACCAACACGCCGTCGCTCGAAGAGGCGTTCGTCGCGCTGCTGCCACCCGAGAAACGCGGCAGCGGCCAGAAGCTGGTCATCCCGCCGCGGCAACCTTCGACCGCAGGGCCGGCCATCGTAGCCCGCCACTTGACCAAGCGTTTCGGCAAGTTCACGGCAGTGAACGACGTCAGCTTTACGATCGAGCGGGGCGAAATCTTCGGCTTCCTCGGCTCGAACGGCTGTGGCAAATCGACCACGATGAAGATGCTGACCGGGCTGTTGCCGGCGTCGGAGGGCGAAGCGGAACTATTCGGCCAGAAGGTCGACGCCTCGGACGTCGATACCCGGCGCCGCGTCGGCTACATGTCACAGGCGTTCTCGCTCTACAGCGAGTTGACGGTGCGACAAAACCTGTGGCTGCACGCGCGGCTGTTTCATTTGCCGCCCGAGAAAATGGGGCCGCGGATCGACGAGTTGGTCGAGCGGTTCGGACTGGGGGTTCACTTGGACCAGTTGTCCGAGTCGTTGCCGCTGGGCGTGCGCCAGCGGTTGTCGCTGGCCGTGGCCGTGATTCACGAGCCCGAGATGTTGATCCTGGACGAGCCGACCTCGGGGGTCGACCCGGTGGCGCGCGACGAGTTTTGGGAACTGCTGGTCGACCTGTCCCGCCAGCAGAACGTGACGATCTTCATCTCGACCCACTTCATGAACGAAGCGCTCCGCTGCGACCGGATGTCGCTGATGCATGCCGGCACGGTGCTGGCCTGTGACACGCCGCGCAAGCTGATGGAAGCCCGTGGGACCGACGATCTTGAGACCGCGTTCATCGGCTACATCGCCGACGCCGCGGGCGACACGCTGGAAATGGGCAAATCGTCGGACCAGCCCTTGCTGTATGAAGCAGACGCCGATTCGGCCGGCCACGCGCCGTCGAACTCGCCGCTGGTGATCGGCCGGATGCTGGCCTATAGCTATCGCGAGACGCTCGAGATTCTGCGCGATCCGGTTCGACTGGCGTTCGCGTTCATTGGCTCGGCGTTGCTGATGCTGGTGTTTGGCTTTGGCATCACGACCGACGTCGAGCACATCCGCTACGCGACACTCGACATGGATCGCACCCCCGACAGCCGCGACTATTTGGAGTATTACGCCGGCACGCCCCGGTTCTTTCGGCAATTGTCGCCGTCAACCAGTCCCGAGGAAACCCAGCGGCGGTTGAAGAGCGACGAGATTTCCTTGGCGTTCGAGGTGCCGCCGAAGTTTGGCCGCGACCTGATGCGCGACGCCCAGCCCGAGGTGTCGGCCTGGGTCGACGGGGCGAACCCGTTCCGCGGCGAGACGATCAAGCAATACGTTATCGGCGCGCACCAGGCGTACCTGAAAGATCGTGCCAAGCGCGATGTCAGCATGGCGGTGGCGACATCGACCCAGATCGATATCGCATCGCGATTCATGTACAACCCGACGTTCGAGAGCATTTTTGCCATTGTGCCGAGCGTGCCGCCGATTCTGCTGATTTTGATTCCCGCCATTCTGATGGCCGTCAGCGTGGTCCGCGAAAAAGAACTGGGCTCGATCACCAATTTCTATGTCACGCCGACGACGCGGTTCGAGTTCCTGCTGGGCAAGCAACTCCCATACATCGCGATTGGCATGGCCAATTACGTGATCCTGGTGTTGATGGCCGTCGTCGTGTTCGGCGTGCCGATCAAGGGGAGCGGGTTGGGGTTGACGCTCTGCGCGCTGCTGTACGTGACTGCCACGACGGGCATCGGCCTGCTGGTATCGACATTCACGTCCAGCCAGGTCGCAGCCGTGTTCGTCACGGCAATTCTGACGATCCTGCCGACGACGCAATTCTCGGGCATGTTGCAACCAGTCTCGACGTTGGAGGGGAGCGCCCGGGTGATCGGCTCGTTGTGGCCGACCACTTATTTCATGCAGGCCAGCGTCGGCGCGTTTACCAAAGGGTTGGACTTCAGTTTCCTGGCCGGCACGGCCGGAACCTTGGCGATATTCGTCCCGGTGTTGATGTTGGTGACGGCCGCGGCCTTGCGCGGGCAGGAGGCATAG
- a CDS encoding DUF2252 domain-containing protein, which yields MSELETSPRFGFHPTRAELYAEGKALRDKCPRTSHAKWKPAIDRPDPLIILERANEGRIAELIPIRYGRMLQSPFTFYRGSALAMAADLATTPATGLQVQACGDCHLTNFGAYATPERRVVFDINDLDETLRAPWEWDVKRLATSFVLASRNNHHGEADARDAAQACVTSYREHMAEYSEMTALEVWYNSLDMEEIVATIKDDVTRRRAEKRLTKARERSAFEHDFPQLVHAAALSPTIKDDPPLIYHARNVSQEKMMENVRRGFEQYRESLPEHRRLLIDRYKLMDMAMKVVGVGSVGTRCGVLLLMAAEEDPLFLQVKEARPSVLEAFAGRSPYANNGQRVVTGYQAMQSASDMFLGWTQGIAGHDFYIRQLRDMKIKMLVEIYTPANMLGYARMCGWTLARAHARSGEPCKISGYLGKSDKFDEAVADFAVAYADQSEQDYAALMNAVREGKIDVFVEEA from the coding sequence ATGTCCGAGCTTGAAACCAGCCCGCGGTTCGGCTTTCATCCCACCCGAGCGGAACTTTACGCCGAAGGTAAGGCTCTGCGCGACAAATGCCCTCGCACGTCGCATGCCAAATGGAAGCCGGCAATCGATCGGCCTGATCCGCTGATCATCCTCGAGCGCGCCAACGAAGGGCGCATTGCCGAGTTGATTCCGATCCGCTATGGCCGCATGCTCCAGTCGCCGTTCACGTTTTACCGAGGCTCGGCCCTGGCCATGGCGGCCGATCTGGCCACGACACCCGCGACCGGTTTACAGGTGCAAGCCTGCGGCGATTGCCACCTGACAAACTTTGGCGCGTATGCCACGCCCGAGCGGCGCGTGGTGTTTGACATCAACGACCTGGACGAGACGCTGCGCGCGCCGTGGGAGTGGGACGTCAAACGGCTGGCTACGAGTTTCGTGCTGGCCAGCCGAAACAACCACCACGGCGAAGCCGACGCCCGCGACGCGGCCCAGGCCTGCGTGACCAGCTATCGCGAGCACATGGCCGAATACAGCGAGATGACAGCGCTCGAGGTCTGGTACAATTCGCTGGACATGGAAGAGATCGTCGCCACGATTAAAGACGACGTCACGCGCCGGCGCGCCGAGAAGCGGCTGACCAAGGCCCGCGAACGATCGGCATTCGAGCACGACTTTCCCCAACTGGTTCACGCGGCGGCCTTGTCTCCCACGATCAAGGACGATCCTCCCCTGATCTATCACGCGCGCAACGTCAGCCAGGAAAAAATGATGGAGAACGTGCGCCGCGGCTTTGAGCAATACCGCGAAAGCCTGCCCGAGCACCGCCGTTTGCTCATCGATCGCTACAAGTTGATGGACATGGCGATGAAGGTGGTGGGCGTCGGCAGTGTTGGCACGCGCTGTGGCGTGCTGTTGCTGATGGCGGCCGAGGAAGACCCGTTGTTCCTGCAGGTCAAAGAAGCCCGACCCAGCGTGCTCGAAGCATTCGCGGGCCGGAGCCCCTACGCCAACAACGGTCAACGGGTGGTGACTGGCTATCAGGCCATGCAATCAGCCAGCGACATGTTTCTGGGCTGGACACAGGGCATCGCGGGGCATGACTTCTATATTCGCCAATTGCGCGACATGAAAATCAAGATGCTCGTCGAGATTTACACGCCGGCCAATATGCTCGGCTACGCGCGCATGTGCGGCTGGACGCTGGCGCGGGCCCACGCGCGCTCGGGCGAGCCGTGCAAGATCAGCGGTTACCTGGGCAAGTCGGACAAGTTTGACGAAGCGGTGGCCGACTTTGCCGTCGCCTATGCTGACCAGTCCGAGCAAGACTACGCGGCGCTGATGAACGCAGTCCGAGAAGGTAAGATCGACGTCTTTGTCGAGGAAGCCTGA
- a CDS encoding response regulator has protein sequence MTDSLRVAVADDESDMRDFFERMLPRCGHQVVAVAEMGEQLVELCRQVKPDLVITDFKMPGIDGIEASLQICRERPTAVILVSAYHDPEPITRAENDHVLAYLVKPIGLVDLAPAIAVAMRRFQELQTHR, from the coding sequence ATGACCGATAGCTTGCGCGTTGCCGTGGCCGATGACGAATCGGACATGCGCGACTTCTTTGAACGGATGCTCCCACGCTGCGGACACCAGGTCGTGGCCGTGGCCGAGATGGGCGAGCAACTGGTCGAGTTGTGCCGACAGGTAAAACCTGACCTGGTGATCACCGATTTCAAAATGCCAGGTATCGACGGCATCGAAGCCTCGCTGCAAATCTGTCGCGAGCGACCCACCGCGGTGATTCTGGTTTCGGCGTATCACGATCCCGAACCGATCACGCGGGCCGAAAACGACCATGTGCTGGCCTATTTGGTCAAGCCGATCGGGCTGGTCGATCTGGCCCCGGCCATTGCCGTGGCCATGCGCCGGTTTCAGGAATTGCAGACCCACCGGTAG
- a CDS encoding response regulator, producing MSASRPPRVLIIEDDADARANLTDILEIDGWQVDTAATAREAQTDRHWADYTAIMLDRRLPDGDGAELLPRLKALASDAAIIMITGFTDLDGAISALRLGAADYILKPVNPDALRASLGRLAERQRVAEALQETEQRLAAVFENALDGIVIADTKGRMIDVNPAACAILGFSRAELLARSLHDLAPSEELPAFQQQWERLATLGKQVVEINMVRRGGAVIDVEYQAVANFLTGLHLLSIRDITSRKKAEERALQAERLAAIGETMAGLVHEGRNALQRSKACLEMLAMEVEDRPDALDLVARAQRAQEDIHRLYEEVRQYAAPIRLQREDCDLRRLWREIWAQVTHLRSASVLSLHEEVAGDPCCEGDFFQLGQVFRNIFENAIQVSPPAGRISVDCQEVSLDGKPAVKCRIVDQGPGMNRQQRTRIFEPFFTTKSKGTGLGMAIAQRIIQSHAGTIEVADRDGPGAEIAITLPKAVP from the coding sequence ATGAGTGCGTCTCGTCCGCCGCGCGTGCTGATCATCGAGGACGACGCCGACGCGCGGGCCAACCTGACGGACATTCTGGAAATCGACGGCTGGCAAGTCGACACCGCCGCCACGGCCCGCGAGGCGCAAACCGACCGGCATTGGGCTGATTACACGGCCATCATGCTCGACCGCCGCTTGCCCGACGGCGATGGCGCCGAGTTGCTGCCACGTTTGAAGGCGCTGGCCTCCGACGCGGCGATCATCATGATCACCGGCTTTACCGATTTGGACGGCGCGATCTCGGCGTTGCGGCTCGGCGCGGCTGACTACATATTGAAGCCGGTCAATCCCGATGCGCTGCGCGCCAGCCTGGGGCGACTGGCCGAGCGACAACGCGTGGCCGAGGCGCTGCAAGAGACCGAGCAGCGACTGGCGGCCGTGTTTGAGAACGCGCTGGACGGGATCGTGATCGCCGATACCAAGGGGCGGATGATCGATGTCAACCCGGCGGCGTGCGCCATTCTGGGTTTCAGTCGCGCCGAGTTGCTGGCCCGTTCACTCCATGACCTGGCGCCGTCGGAAGAGTTGCCGGCGTTCCAACAGCAATGGGAGCGGCTGGCAACGCTGGGTAAGCAGGTGGTCGAGATCAACATGGTCCGACGCGGCGGCGCGGTGATCGATGTCGAATACCAGGCCGTGGCGAACTTTCTCACCGGCTTGCACTTGTTGTCGATTCGCGACATCACTTCGCGCAAAAAGGCCGAAGAGCGCGCGCTGCAAGCCGAACGGCTGGCGGCGATCGGCGAGACCATGGCCGGGCTGGTTCACGAAGGACGCAACGCGCTGCAGCGGAGCAAGGCTTGCCTGGAGATGCTGGCAATGGAGGTGGAAGATCGGCCCGACGCGCTCGATCTGGTAGCTCGCGCACAACGCGCCCAGGAAGACATACACCGGTTGTACGAAGAAGTGCGACAGTACGCGGCGCCAATCCGGCTCCAGCGCGAGGACTGTGACCTGCGCCGGCTGTGGCGGGAAATCTGGGCCCAGGTGACACACCTGCGCAGCGCCAGTGTGCTGAGTTTGCACGAGGAAGTGGCCGGCGACCCGTGTTGCGAGGGGGATTTTTTTCAGCTCGGGCAGGTGTTCCGCAACATTTTCGAAAACGCGATTCAGGTTTCCCCTCCCGCAGGAAGAATCTCGGTTGATTGCCAAGAGGTCTCGCTCGACGGAAAACCCGCGGTAAAGTGTCGGATTGTCGACCAGGGACCGGGCATGAACCGGCAACAGCGGACGCGGATTTTCGAACCGTTTTTCACGACCAAGTCAAAAGGGACTGGCCTCGGCATGGCAATTGCCCAGCGTATTATCCAGTCGCATGCCGGCACGATCGAAGTAGCCGACCGCGACGGACCGGGGGCCGAAATCGCCATCACCTTGCCCAAAGCCGTCCCATGA
- a CDS encoding HlyD family efflux transporter periplasmic adaptor subunit: protein MWLVIAVVGVGYGYYWYQEQQKSTLPAGIVSGNGRIESIQVDVAAKYGGRVSKMLAKEGDLVEAGQTVAVIDTTEMEAELATAKAKTLEAEETEAQIKSDIVKSEAELLFSQQQLDRAKTLFAKATISKEEFDEKQTVTKSATAALESTKAKLRSTTQSAEAARAETKRIQAKIDDSTLKSPVKGKVLYRLAEEGEVLAAGGKALTLVNLNEFYMEIFLPAMDAAKVIVGADAKITIDVRPGAAAPATVTFVSPEAQFTPKQVETRSERDKLMFRVKLRVPPEIVAPYVERIKTGIRGVGYVRIDKSVEWPSNLSQPLPPPPAS from the coding sequence ATGTGGTTGGTCATCGCCGTCGTCGGCGTCGGCTATGGCTATTACTGGTATCAGGAGCAACAAAAGTCGACGTTGCCGGCGGGAATCGTCTCGGGCAATGGTCGGATCGAATCGATTCAGGTTGATGTGGCCGCCAAGTACGGCGGGCGCGTGAGCAAGATGCTGGCCAAGGAAGGCGATCTGGTCGAAGCGGGCCAGACCGTGGCCGTCATCGACACCACCGAGATGGAAGCCGAGCTCGCCACCGCCAAGGCCAAGACTCTGGAAGCCGAGGAGACCGAAGCCCAGATCAAGTCGGACATCGTCAAGTCCGAAGCCGAGTTGCTGTTTTCTCAGCAACAACTCGACCGGGCCAAGACGTTGTTCGCGAAGGCGACGATCTCGAAGGAAGAATTCGACGAGAAGCAAACCGTCACCAAGTCAGCGACGGCGGCGCTCGAGTCGACGAAAGCTAAGCTCCGCTCGACCACGCAAAGCGCCGAGGCCGCCCGCGCCGAGACCAAGCGGATTCAAGCCAAGATCGACGATTCGACCCTGAAGTCGCCGGTCAAAGGCAAGGTTCTCTACCGGCTGGCTGAAGAAGGTGAAGTGCTGGCCGCCGGCGGCAAGGCGCTGACTCTGGTGAACCTGAACGAGTTCTACATGGAGATCTTCTTGCCGGCGATGGACGCCGCCAAGGTTATCGTAGGGGCCGATGCCAAGATCACGATCGATGTGCGCCCCGGTGCCGCGGCTCCGGCGACGGTGACGTTTGTCTCGCCCGAGGCGCAGTTCACTCCCAAGCAAGTCGAGACCCGCAGCGAGCGCGACAAGCTGATGTTCCGCGTCAAGCTGCGCGTGCCTCCCGAAATCGTCGCGCCGTACGTCGAACGCATCAAGACGGGCATCCGCGGCGTTGGTTACGTGCGCATCGACAAGTCGGTCGAGTGGCCGAGCAACCTGTCACAGCCCTTGCCACCGCCACCGGCGTCGTAA
- a CDS encoding PAS domain-containing sensor histidine kinase — MQADLLFKRYQELQTYVGWQPTDAARVAAAAEALRPAFARLIDDFYEEIEKHEATRRVITGGAQQIMRLKGTLIGWLENLVSGVYDRDYVARRWRVGFRHVEIGLDQVFTNAALSRLRGGLARALDQAWTGDATALAAAHRSLNLLLDLDLAIIEDAYQTAFQRRQQQVERLATIGQVAGGIAHELRNPLNVIKTSIYFLLNAKNASPDKVATHLERINRQVGLADGVITALNNFARLPVPEMQSIGTREFLRNVIDSVTIPAVVQASIDCPEDVGVIMGDARQLAIVFSNLIRNACDAMPDGGQLTIRARSLPELVEIAVTDNGVGIAPEHLSRVVEPLYSTKARGIGLGLAMAVAILDKHGGRLKIESEVGRGTTMTVLLPSTVAI; from the coding sequence ATGCAAGCAGACTTGCTTTTCAAACGCTATCAGGAGTTGCAGACCTACGTGGGCTGGCAGCCGACCGATGCTGCGCGCGTGGCGGCCGCGGCCGAGGCGCTGCGTCCGGCGTTCGCGCGGCTGATCGATGACTTCTACGAAGAAATCGAGAAGCACGAGGCGACGCGCCGCGTGATCACGGGGGGGGCACAGCAGATCATGCGTTTGAAGGGGACGTTGATCGGCTGGCTCGAAAACCTGGTTTCCGGCGTGTATGACCGCGACTATGTCGCGCGCCGTTGGCGAGTCGGCTTCCGTCACGTGGAAATCGGCCTGGACCAGGTGTTCACCAACGCGGCCCTGTCACGGCTGCGGGGCGGATTGGCGCGCGCGCTGGACCAGGCTTGGACGGGCGACGCCACCGCGCTCGCCGCTGCGCACCGCTCGTTGAACTTGCTGTTGGACCTGGACCTGGCAATTATCGAAGACGCTTATCAAACGGCGTTTCAACGCCGGCAGCAGCAGGTCGAACGGCTGGCGACGATCGGACAGGTGGCGGGTGGCATCGCGCACGAACTGCGCAATCCGCTGAACGTCATCAAAACATCGATCTATTTCTTGCTGAACGCCAAAAACGCGTCGCCCGACAAGGTGGCCACGCACCTCGAGCGGATCAATCGCCAGGTCGGTCTGGCCGATGGGGTGATCACGGCGTTGAACAATTTCGCGCGCTTGCCCGTGCCCGAAATGCAATCGATCGGTACGCGCGAGTTCCTGCGGAACGTGATCGATTCAGTGACGATTCCGGCCGTGGTGCAAGCGTCGATCGACTGCCCCGAGGACGTGGGGGTAATCATGGGGGACGCGCGTCAGTTGGCGATCGTATTCAGCAACCTGATCCGCAATGCCTGCGACGCCATGCCCGATGGCGGGCAGCTTACGATTCGCGCTCGGAGCTTGCCCGAGCTGGTCGAAATCGCGGTCACCGACAACGGCGTCGGCATTGCCCCCGAGCATCTATCGCGCGTGGTCGAGCCGCTCTACTCAACCAAGGCGCGCGGTATCGGGTTAGGGTTGGCCATGGCCGTGGCCATTCTCGACAAGCACGGCGGCCGGCTCAAAATCGAAAGCGAGGTCGGTCGAGGAACGACAATGACCGTCCTGCTGCCGTCAACCGTCGCAATCTGA